In the genome of Balneola sp., one region contains:
- a CDS encoding HD domain-containing protein translates to MKDVKSYLNLVGSRIGKAFSLQEFSVEDELKFWSHSAEHMSRAKPPSFRDIVRWMDILYKAPVHIVYRKKGDELFLFKRFVNLENLIGKESKSDLNENEKEAVSSFEQQVQNLQQKKKWYPELNEHGISSNSVGNCEHIPLYDEDSNVWGLYIIGPNTRCPEVIVPRISIVGRLLSIWLSNIEKEEEGQKDDYKNKMGEIISELGSGALNTEALSRLLLRYLISYCESSGGAVVETSRGTIDVIYSENLDDDIIGTLLSENELAVKGEKTGKITSISLDKLGAITSIHFEEDDSSGLILLKEPQKNEESFTSVAKQLAQLFNYRDENAEFSNHLLDTYYQMLRSIELQRETTKHHTPRVIAFAERFAMIFGLDDSETEILKLTAKLHDIGYVGSLSVESEASIGSELSHPLTGYKLIDQLPIHDDVKQGVLTHQEWVNGEGSPQGLEASEISWTGKIIAVFEYIVEFIESNKDDTSKTPEEWIDLLSQNIIERADLHFDMVIVPTVLELVKMMGWEMCIQLGVD, encoded by the coding sequence ATGAAAGATGTTAAGTCATATTTAAACCTGGTAGGCAGTAGAATTGGAAAGGCATTTTCACTTCAGGAGTTTAGTGTTGAAGATGAATTAAAGTTTTGGTCTCATTCAGCAGAGCATATGTCCAGGGCTAAGCCACCATCCTTTAGAGATATTGTTCGATGGATGGATATTCTCTACAAAGCTCCGGTCCATATTGTATACCGGAAGAAAGGTGATGAATTATTCCTGTTCAAAAGATTTGTCAATCTGGAAAACCTGATAGGTAAAGAATCAAAGAGCGATCTTAATGAAAACGAGAAAGAAGCAGTAAGCAGTTTTGAGCAACAGGTACAGAATTTACAGCAAAAGAAAAAGTGGTATCCTGAACTTAACGAACATGGAATTTCTTCAAACTCAGTAGGTAATTGTGAGCACATCCCACTGTATGATGAAGATAGCAATGTATGGGGCTTGTATATAATTGGTCCAAATACCAGATGCCCGGAGGTTATTGTACCTCGAATTTCAATTGTGGGTCGGTTACTGTCAATTTGGTTGAGCAATATTGAGAAAGAGGAAGAAGGCCAGAAGGATGACTATAAAAATAAGATGGGAGAAATCATCTCCGAGTTAGGAAGCGGTGCCCTGAATACAGAGGCTTTATCTCGATTATTATTAAGATATCTCATAAGCTATTGTGAAAGCAGTGGCGGAGCAGTTGTAGAAACTTCAAGGGGTACCATAGATGTAATTTATTCAGAGAATCTGGATGATGATATCATCGGTACCTTACTGAGTGAAAATGAGCTAGCGGTAAAGGGAGAAAAGACCGGTAAAATCACAAGTATTAGTTTAGATAAATTAGGAGCTATTACTTCAATTCATTTCGAAGAGGATGATTCTTCCGGGTTAATTTTATTAAAAGAGCCCCAAAAAAATGAAGAATCATTTACATCAGTAGCTAAGCAATTAGCTCAATTATTCAACTATCGAGATGAGAACGCTGAGTTCTCTAATCATTTGTTGGATACTTATTACCAGATGCTTCGCTCAATTGAGTTACAAAGGGAAACAACAAAGCATCATACTCCTAGAGTTATAGCTTTTGCAGAACGTTTTGCTATGATTTTTGGCCTGGATGATTCAGAAACAGAAATTCTTAAGCTCACTGCCAAGCTGCATGATATTGGATATGTAGGTTCTCTGAGTGTTGAATCCGAAGCTTCTATAGGTTCAGAACTTAGTCATCCATTAACGGGCTATAAATTAATAGATCAGCTTCCAATTCATGATGATGTTAAACAAGGAGTTCTCACTCATCAGGAATGGGTAAATGGTGAAGGAAGCCCTCAGGGATTGGAAGCTTCAGAAATATCATGGACAGGTAAAATTATCGCTGTATTTGAATACATCGTTGAGTTCATTGAATCGAATAAAGACGATACTTCTAAAACGCCTGAAGAGTGGATTGATCTACTATCCCAAAATATTATCGAAAGGGCCGATTTACACTTTGATATGGTTATTGTGCCAACTGTACTTGAGTTGGTTAAAATGATGGGATGGGAGATGTGTATCCAACTAGGAGTAGACTAA